DNA from Kitasatospora herbaricolor:
CTTGATAACGTCGCCCGAAGCAAGCTTTTCGAGGTTCGCCTTGTAGCGGCGGGACCAGTTGGTCGGCTCTTCGGTGTACGGTGCGCGAAGCACCTCGAAGACCCGGTCCAGACCCTCCTGGCCGACCACGTCGCGCACACCGACGAACTCTGCGTTCTCGGCGGGCACGCGCAGCGTCAGGTCACCCTGCTGCACCTTCAGCACCAGGTAGGTCTTGTCCACACCTTTGATCTGGCGAATTTCAATGGCCTCGATCAGCGCAGCCCCGTGATGGGGGTAGACCACCGTGTCGCCAACCTTGAACGTCATGTGACAGGACCCCTTCCGTGGCTTTCCAGAATAACACGCTTTTCGGCGCACCCGAAGGGCGTTTTCGCAGGTCAGGGCCGGTCTCGGGGCTTGACAAGCACCCCCATGACGTGCTGCGACCGGTCGTCGACGGAGGCTTCCCGCAGGTCGGAGGCGGTTCCGACGCCGGGCGAAACGTGCTGCAACACTCGCGAAACCATGATTGGATCTTGAGTTTTCGCTCTTTATTCCGCCGTTTCCCGATCGTGATCCGATCTTGGTCCCTGGCGGCCCGGCTGGCCCGGGCCTGGTTCGTGGGCGGCGAATCCTCCGGCGCGGCGCACGGAGGCATCCGGGGGCGTGCACGCCACGCCCGCACTGCTGCGGCTCCGCGGGACATCCGCTCGACCGGGTCCGGCCCCGCCGGCGCCCGCTCCGCCCGCCCGTCCGCCGGCGGCCCGGCGGACTGGGCCCGCGACACGGGGCCACCCCATGAGGAGCGGATAACAGCGGTCGGTAACCTGGGCCCTGACCATCCGAAACGTGACCAAGGAGAAGCCGCCGCCGTGAGCCGCAGCCTTCGACGCGGCAGCCTCGCCGCCATCGCCGCCATCGCCATCGCCTCGCTGTCCGCCTGCGCGGCCGGCAACAACGCGGAGACGCTGGAGGTCAAGCCGGACAACACGTCGGTGACCCTCGGCACCGACCTCAGGCTGAACAACATCGTCGTCGTCACCGGGGACGAGACCTCGGGCGAGCACACCGGGCCCGCCAACGTGACGGTGAACATCAGCAACACCGGCGCCGCCCCGGCCAAGCTGCAGTCCATCAACGTCGAGGGCGGCGGGACCGCGACCCTCACCGACCCGAGCGGCGCGCCCCTCAAGGAGCTGATCATCAAGCCCGGCGACGCCGTGCTGCTCGGCGGCCCGGGCCAGCCCACGGCCCGTCTCGCCTCGGCGACCCTGCAGGTCGGCGGGTTCGTGCCGACCACCTTCGCCTTCGAGCAGGCCGGCCAGGTCCAGGCCGAGGCCGCCGTGTACGCGAACTTCGGCTACTACAAGGGCTTCGGTCCGACCGCGGCGCCCGTCGCCCCGGCCTCGCCGTCCGCCTCGCCCTCGGCCGCCGGCGCGGCGAGCCCGGCCGCGGCCCCCAGCCCCACCGCAGGCGGCACGGCCGCGGCCGGTGCCAAGCCCACCGGCCCTGCCACCGCCTCGGGCAGCCCGCTCGCCGCCGCGCACTGACCCGCCCGCGGCAACCGGACGACGCGACGGCCCCCGCTCCCCTCCGAGGGGGCGGGGGCCGTCGTACGGGGCGCGGGGCTCCGACCGTGCGGCGCGCGGTTACGGCTCGAACTTGTAGCCGAGGCCGCGGACCGTCACCAGGTAGCGCGGGGCACCCGGGTCCGGCTCGATCTTGGCCCGCAGGCGCTTCACGTGGACGTCCAGGGTCTTGGTGTCACCGACGTAGTCGGCGCCCCAGACCCGGTCGATCAGCTGCATCCGGGTCAGCACCCGGCCCGCGTTTCGCAGCAGCATCTCCAGCAGGTCGAACTCCTTCAGCGGCAGGTCGACCTTGGCGCCGTCGACCGTCACCACGTGCCGGTCGACGTCCATCCGGACCGGGCCGGCCTCCAGCGCGCCGGGGCCGCCGCCGTCCGCGCCCGGTCCGCCGTCCTCGCCGCGGCGGCGGAGCACCGCGCGGATCCGGGCGACCAGCTCGCGGGTCGAGTACGGCTTGGTGACGTAGTCGTCCGCCCCTATCTCCAGGCCGACCACCTTGTCGATCTCGCTGTCCTTGGCCGTCACCATGATCACCGGCACGTTGGAGCGCACCCGCAGCTGACGGCAGACCTCGGTGCCCGGCAGGCCCGGGAGCATCAGGTCGAGCAGGACGAGGTCGGCGCCGTTGCGTTCGAACTGCTCCAGGGCGTCCGGCCCGGTGGCGGCGATGGCCACCTCGAAGCCTTCCTTGCGGAGCATGTACGAGAGGGCGTCGCTGAACGACTCCTCGTCCTCGACCACCAGTACTCGGGTCACTTTCGGGCCTCCGGGGCAAGCTGGGGGGTTGTGGATGACAGGGGGTGGGCGGACGGCTCGCCGGGGAGCGGCCCGTCGGTGGGGGCCTGCCCGGCGGGCAGCCGCACGGTGAAGGTGGAGCCCTGGCCCTCGACGCTCCAGACCGAGACGGTGCCGCCGTGCGAGGCGGCCACGTGCTTGACGATGGAGAGGCCGAGGCCGGTGCCGCCGGTCTGGCGGGAACGGGCCGGGTCCACCCGGTAGAAGCGTTCGAAGACCCGCTCGCGGTCCTTCTCGGAGATGCCGATGCCCTGGTCGGTCACCGAGATCTCGATCAGCTCGCCGTCCGCCTCGCCGAGCGCCGCCGCGCTGGAGATCCGGCGGGTCGCGATGGCCACCCTGGTCCGCGGCGGGCTGTAGTTGACCGCGTTCTCCACCAGGTTGCCCAGCGCCGCGGCCAGCTGGCCGCGGTTGCCGTGCAGGTAGAGGCCGGCGATGCCGCCGGCCGCGATGTGGATCTGCTTGGCGGCGGCCTGCTGGCGGCAGCGGTCGATGGCCTCGGCGATCAGCTCGTCCACCGGGACCGGCTCCGGGTCGACCATCAGCCGGTCGTCCTGGACCCGCGAGAGGTCGATGATCTCCTGGACCAGGCTGGCCAGCCTGGTCGCCTCGATCTGCATCCGGCCGGCGAAGCGCTGCACCGCCTCCGGATCGTCGGAGGCGTCGGCGACCGCTTCCGAGAGCAGCGAGAGCGCGCCGACCGGGGTCTTCAACTCATGGCTGACGTTGGCGACGAAGTCGCGGCGCACGGCCTCCACCCGGCGGCGCTCGGTGAGGTCCTCGACCAGCACGAGCACCAGGCGGGAGCCGAGCGGCGCGACCCGGACGGAGACCGCCAGCGGGTCGGCGGCTCGGGCCACGCCCGGACGGGGCAGTTCCAGCTCCGCCTGGCGGATCTCCCCGTCGCGGCGGGTCGCCCGGGCCAGCGAGAGCATCTGGTCGACGGCCACCGCGCCGCCCCTGACCAGGCCCATCGCGTAGGCGGCGGAGCTGGCCTTGACCACCTCGTCGCCGTCCCCGAGCACGATCGCGCACGAGCGCAGCACCGAGAGCACCGTGTCCACGCCGGGAGGCAGCGGGGACTCCTGGGTGCCGGTGGTGCCGTTCGCGTTCTTGCCGCTGCTGCCGTGCCGGTCGCGGGCCTGTTCGCGTTCGCTCCAACGGAAGGCGATGGCGGCCGTGAGGCCGACGCCGAGCCCGGCTATGGCGCAGGCAGCGGCGGCGGCCACATTCACGTCCATGTGGCCAGCGTAAGCGCATCCCGCAGGCCCTCCCCCAGGGTCCGATCAAGGCATCGGCCTGACGTTGCCGAGAATTCACCTTCAGGTAGCCCTCGATTCACCGGCCGGCGCGGGCCTCTTCGCCCGGACGGCCCAGGGTGGTGACACGGCCCGTGTGGGACGGGGCAGCGGCAGCGGACTTCCCGCCCGCCGCCCCTGGTGCGCGCGTACGATTCGCGCCACCAGCAGCGGCCGCCCCGCCAGTCCCCGGACTGCGGGGCGACCGGTCGGCACCGCCACCGACACAGCTTCTGAGGAGAGAGCATGCGCGACGCGTACCACGAGGAACTCGACTCGATCGGCGACAGCCTGGTCGAGATGGCCCGGCTGGTCGGTTCGGCCATGGGCCGCGCCACCACCGCGCTGCTCGACGCGGACCTGGCGCTCGCCGAGAGCGTGATCGCCGCCGACGAGAAGGTCAACGCCCTCCACCACGACCTGGAGAACCGGGCGATCGACCTGCTCGCCCGCCAGCAGCCGGTCGCCACCGACCTGCGGATCGTGGTCACCTCGCTGCGGATGAGCGCCGACCTGGAGCGCTGCGGCGACCTGGCCCGGCACGTCGCCAAGGTCGCGCGGCTGCGCTACCCGGCGTCGGCCGTGCCCAACGACCTGCACCCGATCGTCCTGGAGATGGGCCAGCTCGCCCAGCGTCTGGTGGCCAAGGCCGGCCTGGTCATCGCCACCAAGGACGTCGACGCGGCCCTGGAGCTGGAGCGGGACGACGACGCCATCGACGCCCTGCACCGCGAGCTGTTCGCGCACCTGATCGACGACCGCTGGCAGCACGGCATCGAGACCGGCGTGGACGTCACGCTGGTCGGCCGCTACTACGAGCGCTTCGCCGACCACGCGGTCTCGGTGGCCAAGCGGGTCGTCTACCTGGTGACGGGCGAGCACGTCGAGGAGTTCGTCGCCTCGGGCGAGGCGGCAACCTCGGAGTAGGACCGGGCGGCCCGTGGTGGGTGAATGGAGGGGCGGCGTCGGGGTGGCCGCATCGCGGGGGCCGGCGAAGGCGGGCCGGGGGCGCCTCCGGCCGGGGGCCGGGGGCGTGACCGCGGCGACGGCCGCCCGGCCGCCCGGGGGTGGCCGGGGGGCGTACGCACCCCGTCGCCTCCCACCACGGGCGGATCGCTCTAAACCGCGGGCGGCGGTGGTGGGGAAGCACGGCAGGCCGGGCCCCCACCTCCGCGCGCCCGTTGACGCTCCCCGGGCGCGACGCTTCACTCGAGGTGTAGGCACAGAAGTGTGCCCGTCACGAGGAGGGTCCAGCACCATGAAGGCAACCCCCACCCGGCCGGCGCCGCCGGTCCGTACTCCCGAGTCCACCACTCCCCGGTTGCTGCCCGTCCTCGCCGCCGGTTGCGGCTGCGGTCCCGGCTGCGGCTGCGGCTGCCAGAGCGGCGCGCCCTGCCAGTGCGGCGGCGCGAGCGGCGGCTGCTGCGGCCACTGAGCCGCCCGGCACCCGGTTCGGCCCCGGGCCGCCCGTGATCGGGCGCCGGCACCTCACGGTGGGTGCGGGCGGGTGCGGGAAAGACCGAAGGCCGGCCGAGGTGCCACCGCTCAAGGCGGGGCACCCCGGCCGGCCGCGGTCTGCCCGGACCAGGCTCAGGACCAGGCCCGGGACAGCCTCGGACCGCACCCGCGGGCTCTCAACGCGGGGCCGGCCTGCTCGGAGCGGTCAGCACGCTCAGAACGTGAGATCGGTGCAGGAGTAGAACGCGTTGCCGGTGTCGGCGATCTCCCAGACCGCGACGACGACCTGGTGCCCGGTACGGCCGGTGGGCAGGGTCGCGGAGTGGCTGAGCGTGGTCGGCGGCTGGGCGCCGTTGTAGGGCACGGTCAGGAAGGGCGTGAGGTCCAGGTTGGCCCGGGTCACCGGCTGGGTGGCGTTGTAGCCGGCCTTGGTGAGGAAGTACCGGAACGACGTGGTGGCGTGCCGCGCGGTGAACTTCCAGGTGAAGGTGAGCTTCTGCCCCGCCGTCACCTTGGTGCTGGGCCAGTTGCCGCCGCGCGGGGCGTCCAGCTGGGCGAACCGGGAGTTGCCGCCCGCACAGATGGTGCCGTCGGACGGGCCGCCGGACGGGAAGCCCTTCGGGCCCTCCACGCTCTGCGGCTCCCACTGGATGTCACCGCAGCCGGTGACGGTACCCGCGGCGCACAGGGCGGCGCGGCTGGGCGGGGTCGAGATGTAGCCGTGCGACTGGGCGGGGAACGCGAGACCCAGCGGGACGGCGGCGGCCGCCAGGGTCGCCGCGAGAACATGACGTTTGCGCATGGTGCTCCTCCGTGGGGGTGGATGAACACGCCGGACACAGGCCGCGTGTGGGGAGCGGCCGACAGCGTTCGTTGGCATGCCTGCGCCAGGCCAGTACCCCCACGCTAGAAGCCGGGACACTCGAGCGTCAATGGTCTGAACCATTTTGGGACGCGACTCATTGACGGACGGTCAGCAGTCGGGCACCGCAAGGGCACCCGGTGGCCGCGGCCACGCCGCCGGGAACGCGAAACGGCCCCGCTCCCCGGACGGGGGGAGCGGGGCCGACCGGCCGAAGGAGGTTCGGACTACTTCTTGCCCTGGTTCTTGACCGCCTCGATGGCCGCCGCGGCGGCGTCGGCGTCGAGGTAGCGGCCGCCCTTGGCGACCGGCTTGAAGTCGGCGTCGAGCTCGTAGACCAGCGGGATGCCGGTCGGGATGTTCAGGCCCGCGATGTCCTCGTCCGAGATGCCGTCGAGGTGCTTGACCAGCGCGCGCAGGCTGTTGCCGTGGGCGGTGACCAGGACGGTCCTGCCGGCGGCGAGGTCCGGGACGATCGCGTCGTACCAGTACGGCAGCATCCGGTCGACGACGTCCTTGAGGCACTCGGTCCGCGGACGCAGCTCGCTCGGGATCTCGGCGTAGCGGGCGTCGCCGGCCTGCGAGTACTCGTTGTCGTCGGCCAGCACCGGCGGCGGGGTGTCGTACGAGCGGCGCCAGAGCTGGAACTGCTCCTCGCCGAACTCGGCGAGCGTCTGGGCCTTGTCCTTGCCCTGCAGGGCGCCGTAGTGGCGCTCGTTCAGCCGCCAGCTGCGGCTGACCGGGATCCAGTGCCGGTCGGCCTTGTCCAGCGCGATCTGCGAGGTGCGGATGGCGCGGCGCAGCAGCGAGGTGTGCAGCACGTCGGGGAGGAAGCCTTCGGCGGCGAGCAGCTCGCCACCGCGGGCGGCCTCCTTCTCGCCCTTCTCGTTGAGGTCGACATCGACCCAACCGGTGAACAGGTTCTTCTGGTTCCACTGGCTCTCGCCGTGGCGGAGCAGGATCAGTCGGTAGGTCGTATCAGCCATGACCCCCAGCTTAGTGGAGGCGATGTAAGGGACTGACAGGCGCCGGGGCCTCTGTGTAATGTGTGCGCATCGCCAGAGCCACTTACTGTCCCGATGTCCGGTCCACCCCGTACCGCTCACCGTGACACCTGCCGTCCGGGAGCCCCGCATGCCCGTCCCCGCCCGAATCAGCAGCACCGCGCGGGAGACACTGGGCGGCCTGCCGCGCCAGTTCTGGTGGCTCTGGACCTCCACCCTGGTCAACCGGCTCGGTGGATTCGTGGTCACCTTCCTGGCCCTGTACCTGACCGCCGACCGCGGGTACTCGGCCTCCTACGCCGGCCTGGTCGCCTCGCTCTTCGGGCTGGGCTCCGCCGTCGCCGCGATCGGCGCCGGGGTGCTGACCGACCGGGTCGGGCGCCGGCCGACCCTGGTCACCGCCCAGCTCGGGACGGCGGTCTTCACCGCGGTGCTGGGCCTCTCGGACGGCCTGGTGGCGATCGCCGTGGTGGCCTTCCTGGTCGGGCTCTTCAACAACGCCTCCCGGCCCGCCGTCTCGGCGATGATCGCGGACCTGGTCCCCGCCGCCGACCGGGTCCGGGCCTACTCGCTGAACTACTGGGCGATCAACATCGGCTTCGGGGTCTCCGCCGCCGCGGCCGGCCTGATCGCCACCCACGGCTACCTGACCCTCTTCCTGCTGGACGCGCTCTCCACCCTGCTCTGCGCGGTGCTGATCTTCGTGAAGATCCCGGAGACCAGGCCCGACGCGCCCGCCGCCCGCCCGGACGAGCCGGCCGTCGGCCTGGCCACGGTGTTCCGCGACACCCGGTTCATGACCGTGGTCGGGCTCAACGTGCTGCTGGCCCTGGTCGCCCAGCAGGGGAGCACCACGCTGGCCGTCGACATGGGGCAGGCCGGGATCTCCAGCACTCGGTACGGGCTGGTGATAGGCCTCAACGGTCTGCTGATCGTGCTGCTGCAGATCCCGATGACCCGGCTGATGGAGGGCCGCGACCGGACGGCCCTGCTGGTCGCCAGCGCGCTGCTGACCGGCTGGGGCTTCGGACTGACCGCCCTGGCGGGCTCCTCCGCGATGTTCTTCGCGGTCACCGTCGCGGTCTGGACGATCGGCGAGATCATGAACGCGCCGACCATGATGGGCCTGGTCGCCGAACTCTCCCCGACCCACGCGCGCGGGCGCTACCAGGGCGTCTACTCGCTCTCCTGGTCGCTGGCGTCCTTCCTCGGCCCGGCCGTGGGCGGTCTGCTCCTGCAGTACGCGGGCGGCGGCGCGGTCTGGGGCGCCTGCGCGGTCTGCGGAACGCTCGCCGCGGCGGGTCACCTGGTGATCGGCCGCCGGACGTCCACGCCACCGGCGGCCCCGGAGGCGGCCGGAGCGCCCGCGGTGGTGCTGCCGAAGCAGCTGACCGCGGACGGGGCCCCGGACGGCGCCGGCCCCGCCGACAGCACGGCCGGCGGCAGCAGGGACACCGGCGCCTGAGGCCCGGCCGGGCGCGCGCTCAGGCCGGGGCCGGGCCCTCGGCCGGAGCGGCCTCGCCGGCCGTCGTCGAGCCGGGTCCGCGGGGCCCGGCGAGATGGGCGAAGGCGTCGAGGTTCCGGGTCGACTCGCCGCGCTTGGTGCGCCACTCCCACTCGCGGCGGATCGCGGAGGCGAAACCGAGTTCGAGCAGGGTGTTGAACGGCTCGTCCGCGCTCTGCAGCACCGTGCCGAGCAGGCGGTCCACCGATTCGGGGGTCAACGCCTCCAGCGGCAGTCGGCCCGCCAGGTAGACGTCCCCGAGCGCGTCGATCGCGTAGGCGACGCCGAACAGCTTGGTGTTGCGCTCCAGCAGCCAGCGGTAGACGCCCTCGTGGTTCTCGTCCGGGCGGCGGATCACGAAGGCGTTCACGGACAGCGTGTGGTCGCCGACCCGCAGCGCACAGGCGGTGCTCAGTTTGCGGACCCCAGGCAGGGTCGCGACCAGCGTGAACGGGTCGGTGGCGGCGGGCTCCCAGGCCACCCCGGCGTCGTCCAGGGCGGTACGCAGGAGGGTCAGGGCCTCGTCCTTGGTGCGGATTGCCATGGGGGTGACGTTACTCGCCGGTACCGCCGGGGCGCAGCAACCGGCGTCGCACGGCCCCGGCGCGGGGCCCGGCGAGCCGCCCGTGGCGGCCGCCCGGCCCCGGCGTCAGCCGCCCCCGCGGGTCAGGCCAGCCGCAGGCGGGAGCCGGTGAGCCGGGCGGCGGGCCGCCCCAGGCTGCCCGCGTACACCTCGGCGGTGCCGGCGGCGGCCGCCCCCCAGCCGAACTCGGCGGCGTGCCGGGCGGCGGCCCGGCCCCGGTCGCGGACCAGCCCGGGCTCGGTGGCGTAGGGCTTCAGCGCCCGGGCCCAGTCCCCCGGGTCGTGCCCGGCCACCAGGGTGCCCGTCACGCCGTCGCGGACGGCGACCGGCAGGCCGCCGACGGCCGCGGCCACCACGGGCGTGCCGCAGGCCTGCGCCTCCAGGGCGACCAGGCCGAAGGACTCGCTGTACGAGGGCATCACCAGGGCCGTCGCGGCGCGGTACCAGTCGGCGAGGCGGTCCTGGCCGACCGGCGGGTGGAACCGGACCACGTCGGTGATGCCGAGCTCCGCGGCGAGCTTGTGCAGGCTCTCCGGCTTGGCCAGACCGCTGCCCGAGGGGCCGCCGACGATCGGGACGACCAGGCGCTCGCGCAGCCCGGGCTCCCGGTCCAGCAGCACCGCGACCGCCCGCAGCAGGACGTCCGGGGCCTTCAGCGGCTGGATCCGGCCCGCGAACAGCAGCACGGCGGCGTCCTGCGGGAGGCCCAGCCGGGACCTCGCGGCCCGCTGGTCCCCCGGGCGGAAGACGTCGAGGTTCACCCCGGGGTGGACGACCGCCAGCTGGTCGGGCCGGGCGGCGTAGTGCAGGGCCAGCTCGGCCGCCTCCTCGGCGGTGTTGGCGATCAGGCGGTCGGCGGCCTCGACCACCTGGGTCTCGCCGATCACCCGGGCCGGCGGCTCGGGGCTGTCGCCCTCGGCCAGCGCGGCGTTCTTGACCTTGGCCATGGTGTGCATGGTGTGCACCAGCGGCACGCCCCAGCGCTGCGCGGCCAGCCAGCCGACCTGGCCGGAGAGCCAGTAGTGCGAGTGGACGAGGTCGTAGTGCCCGGGGCGGTGGCCGGCCTCCGTCCGCAGCACCCCGTGGGTGAAGGCGCACAGCTGGGCCGGCAGGTCCTCCTTGATCAGGCCCTCGTACGGCCCGGCGGTGACGTGCCGGACCAGCACGCCCGGGGCCAGCTCGACGGTGGGGGCGTCGTCCGAGCAGACCGCCCGGGTGAACACCTCCACCTCGATGTTCAGCTCGGCGAGGCGCTTGGCCAGCTCGACGATGTAGACGTTCATCCCGCCCGCGTCGCCCGTACCGGGCTGGTGCAGCGGGGAGGTGTGCACGCTCAGCATGGCTATCCGGCGCGGCCGGCGCGACCTCCCGCCGACCAGCGTCTGCAGACGGCCGCGGCCTGGCTGGCCCTGGACACGACGAACCGAACGGACGGGGTCCTGGATCACCTGGCTGAAGCCTCCTCTGTGCTCCCCCACTTCCTGCTGCCACTGCCGTGCCGCGGCGACGCTGCCGCGTGCCGCCGCCCGGCGCGGCGCTCCCCCCGTGCCTGCGCAGCACTGCACAGGCCCGGTCGTGCCGCCCCGGTGCCGCCTCGCCGCTCGCCCGGAGCCGGCCGCCGTCTCGGGCCACCGTTCCGCGGTCACGGCCCGGCGCGCACCGTCTCGCGCACACCGGTGGGCGGCGTCTGCCGGCCGTGGGGCCGACCGGGCGCACGTCGCCACCAGTGTGCCAACCACGCGCCTTCGGCCCGCATTCCCGTCCCACTCCATGAGATCCGCCGCAGGTCGGCGCGTACCCTGCTGTGATGGCCGCTTCCTTCGATCCCGCACCTCCGACGGCCCGGGGCCGGGCGGCCCGACCGGTCGGAACGGTCACCCGCGGCACCACCAACACCAACCGGCTGCGGCGGATGGACCGCTGGATCGCCCACACCCTCGGCCCGGCGCTGCGGGCGCCCGACCGGCCGCCGGTCGCGGTCGACCTCGGGTACGGGGCCGCGCCGTGGACGGCGGTCGAGCTGTCCGCCCGGCTGCGCGCCGTCCGGGCGGACGTCCGGGTGGTGGGGATCGAGATCGAGCCGGAACGGGTGGCGGCGGCCCTCCCGTACGCGCTGCCGCCGCTGCTGACCTTCCGCCGCGGGGGCTTCGAGGTGCCGCTGGACGGCGGCGCGCCCGCGCAGCTGATCCGGGCGGCCAACGTGCTGCGGCAGTACGAGGAGTCCGCGG
Protein-coding regions in this window:
- a CDS encoding CarD family transcriptional regulator codes for the protein MTFKVGDTVVYPHHGAALIEAIEIRQIKGVDKTYLVLKVQQGDLTLRVPAENAEFVGVRDVVGQEGLDRVFEVLRAPYTEEPTNWSRRYKANLEKLASGDVIKVAEVVRDLWRRERERGLSAGEKRMLAKARQILVSELALAENTNEDKAETLLDEVLAS
- a CDS encoding DUF461 domain-containing protein; translation: MSRSLRRGSLAAIAAIAIASLSACAAGNNAETLEVKPDNTSVTLGTDLRLNNIVVVTGDETSGEHTGPANVTVNISNTGAAPAKLQSINVEGGGTATLTDPSGAPLKELIIKPGDAVLLGGPGQPTARLASATLQVGGFVPTTFAFEQAGQVQAEAAVYANFGYYKGFGPTAAPVAPASPSASPSAAGAASPAAAPSPTAGGTAAAGAKPTGPATASGSPLAAAH
- a CDS encoding response regulator transcription factor, with product MTRVLVVEDEESFSDALSYMLRKEGFEVAIAATGPDALEQFERNGADLVLLDLMLPGLPGTEVCRQLRVRSNVPVIMVTAKDSEIDKVVGLEIGADDYVTKPYSTRELVARIRAVLRRRGEDGGPGADGGGPGALEAGPVRMDVDRHVVTVDGAKVDLPLKEFDLLEMLLRNAGRVLTRMQLIDRVWGADYVGDTKTLDVHVKRLRAKIEPDPGAPRYLVTVRGLGYKFEP
- a CDS encoding sensor histidine kinase, with the protein product MDVNVAAAAACAIAGLGVGLTAAIAFRWSEREQARDRHGSSGKNANGTTGTQESPLPPGVDTVLSVLRSCAIVLGDGDEVVKASSAAYAMGLVRGGAVAVDQMLSLARATRRDGEIRQAELELPRPGVARAADPLAVSVRVAPLGSRLVLVLVEDLTERRRVEAVRRDFVANVSHELKTPVGALSLLSEAVADASDDPEAVQRFAGRMQIEATRLASLVQEIIDLSRVQDDRLMVDPEPVPVDELIAEAIDRCRQQAAAKQIHIAAGGIAGLYLHGNRGQLAAALGNLVENAVNYSPPRTRVAIATRRISSAAALGEADGELIEISVTDQGIGISEKDRERVFERFYRVDPARSRQTGGTGLGLSIVKHVAASHGGTVSVWSVEGQGSTFTVRLPAGQAPTDGPLPGEPSAHPLSSTTPQLAPEARK
- the phoU gene encoding phosphate signaling complex protein PhoU, with the translated sequence MRDAYHEELDSIGDSLVEMARLVGSAMGRATTALLDADLALAESVIAADEKVNALHHDLENRAIDLLARQQPVATDLRIVVTSLRMSADLERCGDLARHVAKVARLRYPASAVPNDLHPIVLEMGQLAQRLVAKAGLVIATKDVDAALELERDDDAIDALHRELFAHLIDDRWQHGIETGVDVTLVGRYYERFADHAVSVAKRVVYLVTGEHVEEFVASGEAATSE
- a CDS encoding lytic polysaccharide monooxygenase auxiliary activity family 9 protein; translated protein: MRKRHVLAATLAAAAVPLGLAFPAQSHGYISTPPSRAALCAAGTVTGCGDIQWEPQSVEGPKGFPSGGPSDGTICAGGNSRFAQLDAPRGGNWPSTKVTAGQKLTFTWKFTARHATTSFRYFLTKAGYNATQPVTRANLDLTPFLTVPYNGAQPPTTLSHSATLPTGRTGHQVVVAVWEIADTGNAFYSCTDLTF
- a CDS encoding phosphoglyceromutase, with translation MADTTYRLILLRHGESQWNQKNLFTGWVDVDLNEKGEKEAARGGELLAAEGFLPDVLHTSLLRRAIRTSQIALDKADRHWIPVSRSWRLNERHYGALQGKDKAQTLAEFGEEQFQLWRRSYDTPPPVLADDNEYSQAGDARYAEIPSELRPRTECLKDVVDRMLPYWYDAIVPDLAAGRTVLVTAHGNSLRALVKHLDGISDEDIAGLNIPTGIPLVYELDADFKPVAKGGRYLDADAAAAAIEAVKNQGKK
- a CDS encoding MDR family MFS transporter, which codes for MPVPARISSTARETLGGLPRQFWWLWTSTLVNRLGGFVVTFLALYLTADRGYSASYAGLVASLFGLGSAVAAIGAGVLTDRVGRRPTLVTAQLGTAVFTAVLGLSDGLVAIAVVAFLVGLFNNASRPAVSAMIADLVPAADRVRAYSLNYWAINIGFGVSAAAAGLIATHGYLTLFLLDALSTLLCAVLIFVKIPETRPDAPAARPDEPAVGLATVFRDTRFMTVVGLNVLLALVAQQGSTTLAVDMGQAGISSTRYGLVIGLNGLLIVLLQIPMTRLMEGRDRTALLVASALLTGWGFGLTALAGSSAMFFAVTVAVWTIGEIMNAPTMMGLVAELSPTHARGRYQGVYSLSWSLASFLGPAVGGLLLQYAGGGAVWGACAVCGTLAAAGHLVIGRRTSTPPAAPEAAGAPAVVLPKQLTADGAPDGAGPADSTAGGSRDTGA
- a CDS encoding YbjN domain-containing protein, whose translation is MAIRTKDEALTLLRTALDDAGVAWEPAATDPFTLVATLPGVRKLSTACALRVGDHTLSVNAFVIRRPDENHEGVYRWLLERNTKLFGVAYAIDALGDVYLAGRLPLEALTPESVDRLLGTVLQSADEPFNTLLELGFASAIRREWEWRTKRGESTRNLDAFAHLAGPRGPGSTTAGEAAPAEGPAPA
- the mshA gene encoding D-inositol-3-phosphate glycosyltransferase produces the protein MQTLVGGRSRRPRRIAMLSVHTSPLHQPGTGDAGGMNVYIVELAKRLAELNIEVEVFTRAVCSDDAPTVELAPGVLVRHVTAGPYEGLIKEDLPAQLCAFTHGVLRTEAGHRPGHYDLVHSHYWLSGQVGWLAAQRWGVPLVHTMHTMAKVKNAALAEGDSPEPPARVIGETQVVEAADRLIANTAEEAAELALHYAARPDQLAVVHPGVNLDVFRPGDQRAARSRLGLPQDAAVLLFAGRIQPLKAPDVLLRAVAVLLDREPGLRERLVVPIVGGPSGSGLAKPESLHKLAAELGITDVVRFHPPVGQDRLADWYRAATALVMPSYSESFGLVALEAQACGTPVVAAAVGGLPVAVRDGVTGTLVAGHDPGDWARALKPYATEPGLVRDRGRAAARHAAEFGWGAAAAGTAEVYAGSLGRPAARLTGSRLRLA
- a CDS encoding class I SAM-dependent methyltransferase, with translation MAASFDPAPPTARGRAARPVGTVTRGTTNTNRLRRMDRWIAHTLGPALRAPDRPPVAVDLGYGAAPWTAVELSARLRAVRADVRVVGIEIEPERVAAALPYALPPLLTFRRGGFEVPLDGGAPAQLIRAANVLRQYEESAVAAVWDRLRGRLAPDGLLVEGTCDEIGRRHVWVAIGPEGPRTVTFAARLGGLGQPSDLAERLPKALIHHNVPGRPVHAFLADFDRAWAAAAPYGAFGARQRWVAACTALSGNWPLVDARGRWRQGEVTVPWTALAP